Proteins co-encoded in one Setaria viridis chromosome 9, Setaria_viridis_v4.0, whole genome shotgun sequence genomic window:
- the LOC117836787 gene encoding U-box domain-containing protein 33, whose amino-acid sequence MDAWVEENNGGGGDGSFSSSTGGAPTAEIFEEQEDGEGEEKVFVAVPGQHSKSGRSLLTWALRHVAAVAGAAVVVAHVHVPAQMIPMMGSKFHVSKLRPEQVSAYRQYEREKVEKHMDEYIHQCSKMKVKCEKLVTENDNVAKGIVELVSLHGVSKLIMGAAADKHYSRKMKMPKSKTALAVLQKADASCKIWFVCKENLIYTREAGAPVSHNAAALPASKSSISTLSEWGGQPNGYASKEVDGHIQRSMSENVVAASVRTSLRLPSRLSVRTTFSRQSIEDNSANSWDSVPRGSFPSSHQTSSTVTDEGFSDSSSFSTPSHDASEILPSVHEGRHLQNPASYCEQDAMNSNIDIFDKLEEAFTEDEKHQKQTFDESMRRQRAEEEPILFHRKANNFDDTSLNEAKQRKEVIEALAKANGVIELMKQEMDALKQDRDDIIDKLVKMSEQKATLEQRVDEYGGIVKDLEDTLATSKSLIHSQQLEYDKLKHERDNALKDADELRKEKEKTVSYSSLTWNTEFSLLELQLATQNFSDTVKIGEGGFGRVYRGFLRNTTVAIKMLRSHNLQGQSQFRQEVVVLSRVRHPNLVTLMGSCSEASGLVYEFLPNGSLEDRLACENDTPPLTWQVRTRIIGEICSALVFLHSNKPHPVIHGDLKPANILLDANLVSKLSDFGISCLLVKSSTMSTSIYQTTSPRGTFSYMDPEFLTTGELTARSDIYSLGIVILQMVTGKLALGIGRAVEDALDRDELELLVDKSAGQWPFVQAKKLMLLGLQCAELSRRRRPYRMSDVWCVIEPLVKSASLSATPQSFGHQFVERHTPSCFFCPISQVVMRNPHIAADGYTYEAEVIKGWLHSGRSMSPMTKLPLAHHHLIPNRALHSAIQEHFKQQQKPPS is encoded by the exons ATGGACGCGTGGGTAGAGGAGaataatggcggcggcggggacggctcCTTCTCCTCCAGCACCGGCGGCGCGCCGACGGCGGAGATATTcgaggagcaggaggacggggagggggaggagaaggtgTTCGTGGCGGTGCCGGGGCAGCACAGCAAGAGCGGCAGGTCCCTTCTCACGTGGGCGCTCCGGCACGTCGCGGccgtggccggcgccgccgtggtggtggcccaCGTCCACGTTCCGGCGCAGATGATCCCGATGA TGGGGAGCAAGTTCCATGTAAGTAAACTGAGACCAGAGCAGGTCAGTGCTTACAGACAGTATGAGAGGGAGAAGGTTGAGAAGCACATGGATGAGTACATTCACCAGTGCTCCAAAATGAAG GTCAAATGTGAGAAACTTGTGACTGAAAATGACAATGTTGCTAAAGGGATCGTGGAGCTTGTTTCGTTGCACGGTGTGAGCAAACTCATCATGGGAGCAGCTGCTGACAAACATTACTCTAG GAAAATGAAAATGCCTAAGTCCAAGACGGCACTTGCTGTCCTGCAGAAAGCTGATGCTTCATGCAAGATTTGGTTTGTTTGCAAGGAAAATTTGATATACACCAG GGAGGCTGGTGCTCCTGTATCTCACAATGCAGCAGCACTCCCAGCTAGCAAAAGTTCAATATCCACTTTATCTGAGTGGGGTGGACAACCAAACGGATATGCAAGCAAAGAGGTTGATGGTCACATACAGAGGTCAATGTCAGAAAATGTTGTGGCTGCATCTGTTAGAACATCATTGCGACTACCTTCTCGATTGTCTGTGCGGACAACGTTTAGCAGGCAAAGCATAGAAGATAATTCTGCCAATTCCTGGGATAGCGTTCCAAGAGGAAGTTTTCCAAGTTCGCACCAAACATCCTCTACTGTGACTGATGAGGGGTTCAGTGACTCCAGCTCGTTTTCAACACCTAGTCATGATGCCTCTGAAATCCTACCCTCTGTGCATGAGGGGCGTCATCTTCAAAATCCGGCTTCATACTGTGAACAG GATGCCATGAATTCAAATATTGACATATTTGATAAACTTGAAGAAGCCTTCACTGAGGATGAGAAGCATCAGAAACAAACATTTGATGAATCTATGAGGAGACAAAGAGCAGAAGAAGAACCGATTTTGTTTCACCGAAAG GCAAACAATTTTGATGATACATCTTTAAACGAGGCCAAGCAGAGGAAAGAAGTCATAGAAGCTCTAGCGAAGGCAAATGGTGTCATAGAATTGATGAAGCAAGAAATGGATGCACTTAAACAGGACAGAGATGACATCATTGATAAGCTTGTTAAGATGAGTGAACAGAAGGCGACATTGGAGCAACGAGTAGATGAATATGGTGGCATTGTCAAGGATCTTGAGGATACGTTGGCAACAAGTAAATCCCTTATTCATTCACAGCAGTTGGAGTATGATAAACTGAAGCATGAAAGGGACAATGCACTCAAGGATGCAGATGAGCTGCgtaaagagaaagaaaagacaGTATCGTACTCAAGTTTGACATGGAATACTGAATTCTCTTTGTTAGAGCTGCAGTTGGCAACACAGAATTTCAGTGACACAGTGAAAATTGGTGAAGGTGGATTTGGGCGTGTCTACAGAGGTTTCCTGCGCAACACAACAGTGGCAATTAAGATGCTGCGCTCTCATAACCTACAAGGGCAATCACAATTTCGGCAAGAA GTTGTTGTTCTTAGTAGGGTGAGGCACCCAAACCTCGTAACTCTTATGGGTTCTTGCTCGGAAGCTTCAGGTCTTGTGTATGAATTCCTACCAAACGGAAGCCTTGAAGACCGTCTAGCCTGTGAAAACGACACGCCTCCACTAACATGGCAAGTCCGTACAAGGATCATTGGTGAGATATGCTCTGCACTCGTCTTCCTTCACTCTAACAAGCCTCACCCAGTAATCCATGGTGACCTCAAGCCTGCAAACATCCTCCTTGATGCCAATTTGGTCAGCAAACTCAGTGATTTTGGCATATCTTGCCTCCTAGTTAAATCTAGCACAATGTCCACAAGCATCTACCAAACAACAAGCCCAAGAGGGACTTTTTCCTACATGGACCCTGAATTTCTTACAACCGGGGAGCTAACAGCACGGTCTGACATATACTCTTTGGGCATTGTCATACTCCAGATGGTAACTGGGAAGCTAGCTTTAGGCATTGGAAGGGCAGTGGAGGATGCACTTGACAGAGATGAGTTGGAGCTTCTTGTTGACAAATCTGCTGGGCAGTGGCCATTTGTGCAAGCCAAGAAGCTGATGCTTCTTGGTCTGCAGTGTGCAGAGCTTAGCAGAAGAAGGCGTCCTTATCGTATGAGTGATGTCTGGTGCGTGATTGAGCCCCTGGTGAAGTCAGCTTCACTGTCAGCCACACCACAATCATTTGGACATCAGTTTGTTGAGAGGCACACACCTTCTTGCTTCTTTTGTCCTATTTCTCAG GTGGTCATGAGGAATCCTCATATTGCCGCTGATGGGTACACTTACGAAGCAGAGGTCATAAAGGGATGGCTCCACAGTGGGCGTAGCATGTCCCCAATGACAAAATTACCTCTGGCACACCATCATCTCATCCCGAATCGCGCTCTTCATTCTGCCATACAGGAACATTTCAAGCAACAGCAGAAGCCACCATCGtaa
- the LOC117840206 gene encoding expansin-B1 codes for MGSLANIVAVAAVLAALVGGGSCGPPKFPPGPNITASYTGKWLPARATWYGKPTGAGPDDNGGACGIKDVNLPPYSGMTACGNVPIFKDGKGCGSCYEIRCKAPVECSNQPVTVFITDMNYEPIAPYHFDLSGKAFGALAKPGLNDKLRHAGIIDLEFRRVRCKYTGGQKIVFHVEKACNPNYLAVLVKFVADDGDIVQMELKDKASPEWRPMKLSWGAIWRMDTPKELKGPFSIRITSESGKKLVATDVIPANWKADTAYQSNIQF; via the exons ATGGGATCCCTCGCCAACATCGTGGCCGTGGCGGCCGTCCTGGCGGCGCttgtcggcggcggctcgtgcGGGCCCCCGAAGTTCCCGCCCGGCCCCAACATCACGGCCAGCTACACCGGCAAGTGGCTCCCCGCCAGGGCCACCTGGTACGGCAAGCCCACCGGCGCCGGCCCTGACGACAACGGCGGCGCCTGCGGCATCAAGGACGTGAACCTGCCGCCCTACAGCGGCATGACCGCCTGCGGCAACGTCCCCATCTTCAAGGACGGCAAGGGCTGCGGCTCATGCTACGAG ATCAGATGCAAGGCGCCGGTGGAGTGCTCTAACCAGCCGGTGACGGTGTTCATCACCGACATGAACTACGAGCCCATCGCCCCCTACCATTTCGACCTCAGCGGCAAGGCCTTCGGCGCCCTGGCCAAGCCCGGCCTCAACGACAAGCTCCGGCACGCCGGGATCATCGACTTGGAGTTCAGGAG GGTTCGGTGCAAGTACACCGGTGGGCAGAAGATCGTGTTCCACGTGGAGAAGGCGTGCAACCCCAACTACCTGGCGGTGCTAGTCAAGTTCGTCGCTGACGACGGCGACATCGTGCAGATGGAGCTCAAGGACAAGGCGTCGCCGGAGTGGAGGCCGATGAAGCTCTCCTGGGGCGCCATCTGGAGGATGGACACGCCCAAGGAGCTCAAGGGCCCCTTCTCCATCCGCATCACCAGCGAGTCCGGCAAGAAGCTCGTCGCCACCGACGTCATCCCGGCCAACTGGAAGGCCGACACGGCCTACCAGTCCAACATCCAGTTCTAG